TAGCGGGCGCGGGCTCCCCGCTCGTTCTTCCTGCCGCCGGCGTGGCTGCGGAAGGTCCGCGTCATGGCGAACTCCCCAAGCTTGTGGCCGACCATGTTCTCGCTGACATACACCGGGATGAACTTCGCCCCGTTGTGGACCGCGATCGTGTGGCCCACCATGTCCGGAATCACCGTCGAACGTCGGGACCAGGTCTTGATCACCCGCTT
This region of Acidobacteriota bacterium genomic DNA includes:
- the rpsS gene encoding 30S ribosomal protein S19, which produces MSRSLKKGYFIDDHLVAKVDRMNESGQKRVIKTWSRRSTVIPDMVGHTIAVHNGAKFIPVYVSENMVGHKLGEFAMTRTFRSHAGGRKNERGARAR